A genome region from Nicotiana tabacum cultivar K326 chromosome 13, ASM71507v2, whole genome shotgun sequence includes the following:
- the LOC107802244 gene encoding putative membrane protein YMR253C isoform X2: MTQEEVIKVVEPDKSPFLQFIVWLWSGSRYSGLLCMVLSSIIYSTMGVVSDVFTAQSVPLFEIAFARCTVVLVLSFVWLRKSGQPIFGPTSARKLLVLRALTGYISLMSFIYSIQRLPVSQAIILSFTAPIMASTVARVTLHEKLKIAEIGGLASSFFGLLFIFQPMVKPQGTFPSSIEASESHSNGKHHIFAVLVGLFSSTATGVTYCLTRAGAKAADQPVLPVFSFVLLASPAAAMSTFSFESFVLPSFFSFLLMAVLGVLAFFAEITLARGLQLEKTSRVANIQFIEAALSQFLGMGSSRIIPSFGRLFGCIIILISACCTMYIGPEKEIE; encoded by the exons ATGACTCAG GAGGAAGTTATCAAAGTAGTTGAACCAGACAAATCGCCGTTTCTGCAGTTTATTGTCTGGCTGTGGAGTGGATCGAGGTACTCCGGTCTGCTATGCATGGTCTTGTCATCTATAATCTACTCAACAATGGGAGTTGTTTCAGATGTTTTTACTG CTCAATCAGTACCTCTTTTCGAGATAGCCTTTGCAAGATGTACGGTAGTCCTAGTTCTTTCCTTTGTGTGGCTGAGGAAAAGTGGTCAACCAATATTTGGACCAACAAGTGCCAGGAAACTTTTGGTCTTAAGAGCTCTCACTGGATACATCTCATTGATGAGTTTCATCTACAG CATCCAGCGGCTACCTGTGTCTCAGGCTATCATATTGAGCTTTACCGCTCCAATTATGGCTTCAACTGTAGCTAGAGTCACATTGCATGAGAAGTTAAAAATTGCAGAAATTGGAG GTTTAGCGAGCAGTTTCTTCGGTTTGCTGTTCATATTTCAGCCAATGGTCAAACCACAAG GAACTTTCCCAAGTTCTATAGAAGCCAGTGAATCTCATTCCAATGGTAAGCATCACATTTTTGCTGTTTTGGTTGGCTTGTTTTCATCTACTGCGACTGGAGTCACCTACTGCCTTACGAGAGCAGGAGCCAAGGCAGCAGATCAACCAGT GCTTCCAGTTTTCTCATTTGTCCTGCTTGCTAGTCCTGCTGCTGCGATGTCCACATTTTCCTTTGAA AGCTTTgtactccctagtttcttttctttccttctaatGGCTGTACTTGGTGTACTAGCTTTCTTTGCAGAG ATAACTTTAGCACGTGGACTTCAGCTTGAGAAAACCAGCAGAGTTGCCAATATCCAGTTTATTGAG GCTGCGCTATCACAATTTCTTGGAATGGGCTCATCAAGAATCATTCCATCTTTTGGCAGATTATTTGGATGTATAATAATCTTAATTTCAGCATGTTGTACCATGTATATTGGACCCGAGAAAGAGATTGAATGA
- the LOC107802245 gene encoding small ubiquitin-related modifier 1 — MSQAEEDKKPSGDQVHINLKVKGQDGNEVFFRIKRSTQLKKLMNAYCDRQSVDFNSIAFLFDGRRLRGEQTPDELEMEDGDEIDAMLHQTGGTTL, encoded by the exons ATGTCGCAAGCAGAGGAAGACAAGAAGCCCAGCGGCGATCAAGTTCACATCAATCTCAAAGTCAAAGGCCAG GATGGGAACGAGGTCTTTTTCAGAATCAAAAGAAGCACTCAGCTAAAAAAATTGATGAATGCATATTGTGACAGGCAGTCAGTTGATTTCAATTCAATTGCCTTCTTGTTTGATGGTCGTCGTCTTCGTGGGGAGCAGACTCCAGATgag CTGGAGATGGAAGATGGTGATGAAATTGATGCAATGTTGCATCAAACTGGAGGCACAACTCTCTGA